The DNA sequence GCGGACATGCAAGCCGACCCCAGCTACGAAAATCTGCTCGATGAAATCTACCTGCATCTCCAGGCGCGGGTGGAGGCCGCCCTCCAGGCGGGCATTCCGCGGGAACGCCTGATCATCGATCCCGGCATCGGCTTCGGCAAGCGTCTCGAGCATAATTTTGAAATCTTGCGCCGTCTGGCGGAGTTTCACGGATTGGGCTGCCCGATTCTCGTCGGTCCCTCGCGCAAATCCTTCGTGGGCACGGTGCTGAATCTGCCGCCGGATCAACGGCTGGAGGGCACGGCCGCCGCGGTGGCGCTCGCTGTCAAAAACGGTGCCCACCTGGTGCGCGTGCATGATGTCGAAGAGATGCGACGGGTGGTGCACATTGCCGACTTGATCGCGGGCCGCTTCGGCTATACCACATGAGCCCCGGCGGCTGATTTGAACACCCAACAGTTGCCGCCCTCATCACCTGGCTGTCTATGCCCGACCTCGAACTCTTCCATATCGCGTTCCTGAGGGTGACGCTCCTGGATGTGCTCGACATCCTGGCGATCAGCTTCGTGATGTATCGCCTGTATCTGTTCATTCGGGGTTCACGGGCGGCGCAGATGGCGGTGGGCCTGCTGCTCATCCTCACCGTCTCGCTGCTGGCGCAGATTTTGGGCATGAGCGGTTTGAGCTGGATCTTCAGCCGGCTGGAGACCATCTGGCTGATTGCTTTCGTCATTCTGTTTCAGCCGGAGCTGCGCCGCATGCTGGTGCATCTCGGTCAAAGTCCGCTGATTCGCTTTTTCGTCAAAGTTACCGGCTCGCAACTGGTCGATGAAATCGTGCGCGCTGTGCAGGAATTGTCGCGCATGCGGCACGGTTCGCTCATCGTCATTGTGCGCAACCACGCCATTCGCGCAGTGGTGGAAACCGGCATCAAGCTGCAGGCCGCGGTTTCCGCGCCGGTGCTGCTTGCCTTCTTCAGCCCCAAATCGCCGCTGCATGACGGCGCCATCATCATCGAAAACGAAGAAGTCATCGCCGCCAAGGCGATTTTACCGCTGTCACAAAGTGACATGCTCGACCGGCGCTATGGCACGCGCCACCGCGCCGCTCTGGGATTGTCGGAGGAATCCGATGCCTTGGTGATCGTTACCTCCGAAGAAACCGGGCAGATTTCCATCGCCAAAGACGGACATCTGCTCACCGATTTGAGCGAGGAAGAGCTGGAAAATATCCTGCTGACCTCGCTGCATGTACTGCCCAAGAAATGAAGTCGGCGGGAAGGCGGAAGCCCCCACGGTCTATTCCCTGCACGGTGGAATGCGAGTCCCGACGTGCAACGTTTTCGCCTTTGCACGGCAGCCGGGCAAAGCACTCTGGACCGGTATCCCCGGCCGCCCGCTGTTCCTGGCGGATAAGGCAGGAGCGTCCAAGCACGGTCCATGCCGGCATGCATTCGCGGTGCAGGCACGCGGTGTTGGCATGACTCGAGCTTTGTTGTGGTTGCGAAATGGCCGGAGCGGCTGCCCGGCAGGCAGGAAACGATACCGGGAAGGCTTCCCACGGGCGGGAAGCGCGAGGATAAAGTCATTGTCCGTTTTGCGCGCGGCTTGCCGTTATGGGGCGCCGTGCTTTTTAATCTGACAGAGACCCAGTTTTTGCGAGATGATCAATACCCGACAAAAACTGCTCGGCATGAGCCGGGAAGAGTTGGTCGCCTTTTGCCTTGCGCTGGGTGAAAAACCCTTTCGTGGCCGCCAGCTCTTTCAATGGATCTATGGCCGTTCCGCTACGAGCTTCGCGGAGATGACCAACCTTTCGCTGGCGTTGCGCGCACGATTGGCAGAGACCGCGGAACTGGCGCCGCTCGAAGTGGTGCAACGCAGGCTCTCCCGCAAGGGGGATGCGGAGAAGTTGCTGTTCCGCCTGGCGGATGGCCTGGAAGTGGAGAGCGTCATGATGAGCGAGGGTGATCGCCACACCCTGTGCCTCTCCTCGCAAGTCGGATGCCCGATCGATTGCGCATTTTGCGCCACCGGGAAAATGGGATTGTTGCGCAATCTCAGCGCCGGGGAAATCATCAATCAATTGCTGACGGCGCAACGAGTGTGTGGCAGAAAGGTGACCAATGTGGTGTTGATGGGAATGGGGGAACCGTTCAACAACTATGAAGCCGTAATCAAGGCCTGCCAGCTCATGGCCGATCCCGAAGGCCCGAACCTCGGGCAGCGGCACATTGTAATTTCCACCAGCGGCTTGATTCCCAGGATTCGGCAGTTCACCGCAGAGGGCCACAAATTCCGGCTGGCCATCTCCCTCAATGCCACAACTGACGAGGTGAGAAACCGGTTGATGCCGCTCAACCGCAAGTATCCGATAGCGGAATTGCTGGCAGCCGCGCGGGATTATGCACAGCAGGCAAAACAGCGGGTGACCTTCGAGTATGTGCTGCTGGCCGGGGTGAATGACAGCCTGCAGGATGCCGACCGTCTGAAGAAACTGGTGGCCGGCATCCCCTGCAAGATCAACTTGATTCCCTACAATGCCGTGGATGAAAGCTTCCAGCGGCCGCCTGCCGGGCGCATCGAGGCTTTTTATCGCCGGTTGCAAGACCTGACCGCGCCGGTGACGCTGCGCTGGAGTAAGGGGGATGATATAGACGCCGCCTGCGGCCAGCTTTGGACCAAGGCGGCTCGATCAGCGCCCGGTCGAGTGGCCGTTGGAAGCGGTTGAGGCCTTGATGCACTGCGGCTGCAGGTCCGCAATTTCCTTTTTAATGTCCTTGTGCCAGTCATCATGGGGGACATGCAAGCCGGAAGCCGTTGCCAGTTCCTTACAACCCGCCTCGGTTTGCCCCGCCTGAAAATTGACCCGTGCCATTTTGGTGCGACACACGGCCTCGAGATAAGGGGAGAGTTTCTGCTCCTGCTGCAGCGTGGTCATGATTTGCCGATAAAACGCCAGGGCCTGGGCATGGCGGCCCAGGCGTGCGGCGGATTCGGCCGCGCCCCACAGGAAGAAACGGCTGTTGGGAAACTGGCGCAAGGCGGAGTCTGCCAGGGCATAGGCTTCCTGCGGGCGGTCTTCGGCGAGCAGAATCCAGGTGAGGCCATTCATCGCCGGATAGCGCGCATAGCGGCCGTGGGCAATCGCCTGCCGGATCATGTGAATGCCGGCTGCGCGTTCGTCGGAGAAGAGCGGCACGGGAAGCTTCTTGCTGAGCTTGCTGCGATAGTACTTGTAGCTGCCAATGCCGAGATAGGCATCATAAAGCGTGGAATCCAGGCGAATGGCCGCCTCCAGATGGCGGATGGTCTTCAGGCCATGGTGAAACGCTTCGAGATAGCGGCGATGCTTGGAGACATGGAAGGACTCATAGCCATAGGCGCTGCCGAGAAAGAAATGCGCGGCGGCGTCATTGGGCCGCTGCCGGAGGTGTTTTTCAGCAAGTTCCCGGCATTTTTTCAAGCTGCGGTAAAATTCCTTCTCTTCACTGTTGTCCTCATAATCGAGCATCATCGATTGCAAGGTGGCGGCGCGGAACAGATGGCCGAGGGGATGGTGGGGGGCCAACGCAATGGCGCGATCGATTGCGGCAAGTGCCCGGTCATATTCCTGATTGATGGTGTACTGCACCGAGGCTTGCAGCAGGGACTCGCTTTCCGCAGGCCATTTCTCCTGCGGGTAGCTAGAAAAGGAAGTGAGCAAGACGGTCGCGGCGGCCAGCCCGCGCGACAGAAGTTCTTTGAAAAGATTATTTTTTTGCAACAGGCATCCTGTCATGTGGGGTGCGATCCCTCGAAATGTTCCCGCAAGGTCGTTGCTGAGCGACCACCCAGCCGGCCGCAGCCGCGTGAGAGTCAATGCGGGTACACAAGCTTCGCCACTGCAGCATTCAACGGCAGGTTGGGGAGTGAAAAAGCTAGCAGAAATTAACATAAAAGCAAGCGAGGCCTGTGCGGAAAGGTAAAAAGCGGAATTTTTTGAGCCGCAATTGCGCCTGTTCCCTGCGCCAGCGTGTGGGAAGCGCGCCACAGGCCGCGAGCAACGAAGTTGTTGACAAAATAATTGAAAATTTGTAGATTGCGGCGCTTGTAAAAAAAATAACTGCGCATCAAGTACGAGACGCATCACCCAATCTGTAAGGAGGGAGTGTGGCGAGACTCACGGGTGCGAACCGTTCCAGAACGGATCAGTCCCTCGAGAAGTACCTCCAGGAAATTAGTGAAGTTCCCCTACTATCTCCCGAAGCCGAAATCGAGCTCGCCAAGCGCATTAAGAAGGGTGACGAAGAAGCCTTGGAAAAACTTACCAAGGCCAATCTGCGATTCGTAGTCAGTGTTGCCAAACAATATCAAAATCAAGGCCTTTCGTTGGGAGATTTGATCAATGAGGGGAACCTTGGGTTGATCAAGGCGGCGAGCCGTTTTGATGAGACGCGAGGTTTTAAATTCATCTCCTACGCGGTTTGGTGGATCCGGCAGTCGATACTGCAAGCGCTGGCGGAGCAGTCCCGCGTTGTTCGTCTCCCGCTCAACCGTGTCGGCGCACTCAACAAAATCGGCAAGGCGCTGAGCTCCCTGGAACAGGAGTTCGAGCGTGAGCCCTCCGCGCACGAAATTGCCGACAAGGTGGAGATGACGCCCTATGAAGTTTCCGACACCTTGAAGATTTCCGGCAAGCATGTCTCTCTCGACGCGCCCTTCAATCAGGATGAGGAGAGCCGGTTGTTGGACGTGCTGGAAAACGAGGAGATGCCCTCGCCGGACAATAATCTCATGAGCGAGTCGCTGCGCATTGAAGTCGAACGGGCGCTGGAGACACTGACCGAACGTGAAGCGGAAGTTGTCAAGCTTTACTTTGGCCTGGGACGTGAACATCCGCTGACCCTGGAAGAAATTGGCGAACTTTTCAAATTGACGCGTGAGCGAGTGCGGCAAATCAAGGAAAAGGCGATCAAACGCCTCCGGCACGCCTCACGCAGCAAACCGCTCCGCAGTTATCTGGGTTGATGGCCGGCCCTCAGGACGAGGAACCGCGGCCAGCCGGGCTGAAGAGCCTCCCGCGCAAAATTGCCGTTGACAGTGGAGTGTTGACGGGCGAGATTCGGCTCGTTCAATTGGTTGCACGGACAAACATTTCAGAAAGCAAGACTAGGATGGTTTCTCGAAGCATGCGAAACCCGTGGTGTACGGGGAGGAATGGAGTATGTGCATCACTCTTAACCACAACACGACCAGCACCCCCGAGCTACCGACAACTTAAGTCCACTGCAGCGTCCCCAATCACGGAGGAAGGGAATCATGGGCGATAAGAAGATTAAGCTGATCTTATTCTCGCTTCAGGGGTCGGAAGTCAGAACGGTTAATTTGTCATGGAAGAGGATCATATCTATCATGTTCTCATCATTCGTCGTGATGCTGCTGATGGTCGGCTCTTCGATTGCACTGTTCACCGATTTTTACAAGGACGAAAGCATCACCAGACTCAACCGCACCAATCAGGCCTTGACCAAGCAGCTCCAGCACATGAGCGCCAAAGTCGCCGAGTTGGACAGCCGCATGCAGGTGGTCGAACAGAACGATGATGACCTGCGCGTTTATGCCGAGCTGCCCCGCCTGGACCCCGACCTGCGCAAGGCCGGCACCGGCGGCGCGGCGGGCGCGTATGTCGACGTCGATTTGAATCTGCTGCCCGATGCCGTGAGAAATGAAACCCGCCGGGTCAATCAAATGCTGGCCGAGCTGGAACGCCGCATCGCGCTGCATTTCGAGAACAACAAAGAGGTCAAAGAAAAAATCACGAACGATAGAGCCCAGCTCAAACACACCCCCTCGATTCGTCCCGTGGAGGCCGGTCGGATCACCGACAAATACGGCAAGCGGCTGGATCCCTTCATCGAGCGCGTGAAACATCACAATGGCGTGGACATCTCCGCAGAGATCGGAACCGAAGTCTATGCCGCCGCCGCCGGTGTGGTTGTCGCCGCCAAGTCGACCTACAGTTTGGGCCAGGGCTATGGCCGGCATGTCATTATCGATCACGGGTATGGCTACAAAACGCTCTATGGGCACCTCTCGGAAGTCTGGGTGAAGGAGGGGCAGCGCATCGAACGTTGGGACGTGATCGGCCTGGTGGGCAACACCGGCCGCACCACCGGCCCTCATCTCCATTTCGAAGTGCACAAGGATGACACCCCGGTCGACCCGCAGAACTTCTTCCTCAACTGACACGGTGGGGATGAAGAGCAAGCGCCTTCCGCAGCCGGAAGTGCGCTTTTTTTGTTCCCGGACCCCTGGATTGCAAGAGAACAAACCCTGCACCTCCTGAAGGCAGGCCCGGCCCTGCATCGCGAGGCTTCCCAGCCGGAGGGCAATGCCACACCATTTCTCACTCGATGCCATCTTCGATTGCCTCAACCCGCAACAGCGTGCGGCGGTGGAGCACCTCAACGGCCCATTGGTGATCATTGCCGGCGCAGGCACGGGCAAGACCCGCGTCATCACCCGGCGCATTGCCTACCTGGTGGCGGCACAACACGCGCGGCCCGAGCAGATTCTCGCACTCACCTTCACCGAAAAAGCCGCGGCGGAAATGGAATCCCGCGTCGATGAACTGGTGCCCTATGGCGAGGTCGGCTTCACCATCTCGACGTTCCATGCCTTCGGTGACAGGCTGGTGCGGGAGTTCGCCGTTGATCTCGGGCTGGACCCCGATTTCCGGCTGCTCAGCCCCGCCGAACAAGCCCTGTTTCTCCGCGAGCATCTCTTTGACCTCCCCCTGCATCATTACCGGCCGCTGGGCAATCCCACCAAATTCCTGCTGGAATTGCTGCGCCATTTCAGCCGCCTGAAAGATGAAGATGTCTCGCCGGAAGAATACCTCGCCTTCACCGAAAAACTGCTGGCCGAAACACCCGTCGATGACCCGGCGGCGCGCCGCGCCGCGGAAAAACAACAGGAGCTGGCCCGCTGCTATCAGGTTTATCAGAAATTGCTGCTGCAGGCGGGCTGTGCCGACTTTGGCGATCAAATCATCTACGCCCTGAAATTGCTGCGCGAGCATCCCGACATTCGCCGCCGGCTGCAGGAGCGCTACCGCTACATTCTCGTTGATGAATTTCAAGACACCAACTACGCGCAGTTTCAACTGGTCCGGGAGCTGGCTGCCGCCCATCAGAATCTCACTGTGGTTGCCGATGACGATCAATCGATCTACAAATTCCGCGGTGCCGCGATCAGCAATATTCTCAATTTCACCCAAACCTATCCGCACGCGCGTCATGTCGTGCTCACGCAAAACTACCGCTCGACCCAGGCGATTCTCGACACCGCTTACCGTCTGATCCGCCACAATGATCCCAACCGTCTCGAGGTCAAGCAGCAGATCAACAAAAAGCTGACGGGCAAAGCGCCGGGCGGGCAGCCGGTGGTGCACTGGCATTTCGACACCGTCAGCAACGAAGCGGCAGCGGTGGCACAGCACATTCGCGCGCGTGTGCAGTCCGGGGTGGCACGCCCGCAGGATTTTTGCATTCTGGTGCGCTCCAACAATGCCGCGGACCCCTTCCTGCGCGCCTTGCAGGAGGCCGGGTTGCCGCACCGCTTTTCCGGAAGCTATGGCCTGTATCAACGGGAAGAAGTGCGCCTGCTGATTTGCTTTCTCAAAAGCATCGCCAACCCGCTGGATTCGCAGAATCTCTACCATTTGGCGCAAAGCGAAATTTACGCCATGCCCATGCAGGATCTGCAGGCCGCGCTGCAGGTGCATGCCGCCACGCACCATCCCCTGCTGCACATTTTCAAGACTCCCGAACAATTCGAGTGGCAGCAACCCTTGTCGGAGGAAGGCAGGGCCACCGCTGCGAAGCTGCTTGCCGACAATGAGAAGTACCTCGAAATGTCCCGCCAACTGCCGGCCTATGCCCTGCTTTACACCTTTCTGAAGGAGTCCGGCTATCTCCACCGGCTGGCGCACAGCGAAACGGTGGCTGCCGACGAGAAGATCGGCAACATCACCAGGTTCTTTCAAACGGTGCAGAACTATGCGTATTTCACCACCCCGGGTGATTTGACCTTCTTCGTCAATCATCTTGAACTGCTGCGGGAATACGGCGACGATCCCGGCACGGCGCCCGCTGATCTCGATGCCGACGCCGTGCAAGTGATGACGCTGCACAAAGCCAAGGGGCTGGAGTTTCCGGTGGTGTTCATGGTGGGCCTGGTGGAGGAGCGTTTTCCCACCAGGCCGCGCACTTCCACCATCGAATTGCCGGAGGGGGTGATCAAGGACATTTTGCCGGAAGGCGATTTTCACCTGCAGGAGGAGCGCCGGCTGTTTTATGTCGGCATGACCCGCGCACAGAGCGAGCTTTATCTCACCAGCAGCCGCGATTATGGCGGCTCGCGTCTGCGCAAAGTCAGCGGCTTCGTGCGCGAGGCGCTGGATGATGCCCACGCCGATGATGACGTGATCAAACCCTCGCCCTTTGAAGCACTGGCACGCTTTGACCTGCCCGAGGCCGCGCCGGCAGCGGCGGCCGGTCCGCTCCCGCCGGAGCAGGTGTTGCATCTCGATCAACGCAAAATCGATGACTATCTCACCTGCCCGCTGAAGTACAAATACATTCACGTCCTGCAGGTGCCGGTGGCCGAGCATCATGCCATCATCTATGGCAGGCTGCTGCACGAAGTGGTGCAGTTTTACAATCGTCGCAGGTTTCGTCGTGAAAGCGTCACCGTCGAGGAACTGCTGGCCCTCTACCGTGCGAAATGGCGCAGCCACGGTTACCTGAGCCGCGAGCACGAACGGTTGCGTTTCGCCGCCGGCGAGGAGACCGTGCGCCGTTTCTTCGCGCAGCAGGAGGCTGACCCGGCGCGGCCGCTCTATGTGGAAGCGCCGTTCAAGTTTACTTTCGCAAACAACATCATCAGCGGGCGCTGGGATCGCATCGACCAGCTCGCCGATGGCCGCATCGTGATCACCGATTTCAAATCCTCCGCCGTGGCAGATGCGGAGGAAGCGCGCGACCGCGCCAGGGACAGCCGGCAGTTGCGGCTCTATGCCTGGGCTTATGAGGAACAATTTGGCCGGCCGGTTGACGGCTGGCGCCTGTACTTTCTCGAATCAGGCATGCTCGGCGAAGTGTCACGCAAGGAGCTTTACCTGCGCACGATTCGTGAACACGTGCAGGAGGCCGCCGCGGGCATTCGTCAGCGCAATTATCGCCCCAAGCCCGGCCCCGGCACGTGTCCGTTTTGTGCGCTCAATGATATTTGCCCGGCGGCGGAGAAGAATTGATCGGCCGCGGACCGCAAAGGATCGCTGACAAAGTTGGTGCCGGTTGTATTGTCACACCGTCAACAGAAAACCTGCATTGCAAAAAACACCGGGCATCCGGATAATCGCTGTCTTCTTCCTGCAAAAGTCCCCCCAATATTGCCGCCGGTTGTTGCCGATATTTGGCCTGAAAACCAAACAACCTTCAACACGTCGGCCTGCAAAATTTCATGCACCAGCCCCTGGGGGTGGTTGGCTCTCGCGCGCAAAGCGGCGTTTCTCGCGAGGAGGATCAATCCGGTTGCAAAATTCGGTGTGAACAAATCTCCGCTGAATTTCTCAACATGATGCCAGACCCCGGTTCCTCTGCCGGGCCCCTGACAGCCATGAGGTCGAACCTCTGCGTGGCTGATCGCCCGCCTCTCAATTTCAAGCTTTACTTCCATAAAGAAATTGATTATTCTTTCCCCGGGTTTTTGCACTTGCTGCACGGTTTTTTTCGGAGGTTTACCAGCCTGAGGTGGAGCCGCCCGTGCCGTTTACCATTCTTCATTTTTCCGACCTTCATCTCGATGCGGCGTTTGCCGGGAGCCGGCTGCCTGCGGAGATCGCCCGCCAGTGCCGCGAACAGTTGCGCTCAACACTGCGTGCCATCGTGGATCTCGCCAGGCAGCGCCAGGTCAATGCCGTGACGATTGCGGGAGATTTGTTCGAACGCGAGAAGCTCAATCCCGATACGGCGGCTTTTTTGGCGCAGGAATGCGAGCGCCTGGCGCCGATTCCCGTGTACATCGCGCCGGGAAATCACGATGCCGCGGATGCGGCCTCTCTTTATCAGCGTGGGCGCTGGCCGGAAAATGTGCGGATCGCCGTCAGCCATGCGCTCAGCGAGTGGCGCCTGACGGGGCCTTACAGCTTGTGGTCGGCGGCGCACCTGAGCCCGAGCGACCGCCACAATTTTTTGAGCGGTTTCGTCATGCCGGCGGGGGCCAGCGGGCGTCTTCCCATTCTCCTGCTGCATGCCAGTCTGGCGCCGGCAAATTTTGAAGGCAGCCGCAGCCATGCGCCGCTGACGCTCAACGATATCCGGGGAGCCGGCTTTGCGCTGGCGTTGCTCGGCCATTATCACACCCGCAAAGTCGTGCAGGAGGAGGGGGTGCTCGCGGTTTACTCCGGCAGCCCGGAGCCGCTGGGTTTTCAGGAGCCGGGCGAGCATGGTGTCACGCTCGTGCATTTGGAAGCGGCGCAAAAGCCGGTGCTGGAATTCATCGCGCTGGCGCGCTTGCATTTCGCAACGCTCGAGTTGAGCGTGACCGGCTGCCGCCATCGCGATCAGCTCATCGAACGGATTCTGGTGCTCGCCGGCGAAGGGCAGTATCGCGACAAACTCGTGCGGCTGCGTCTGACCGGTGAGGCGGCAGCGTCCCTGCGTCTGGAACTTGAGGCGATCACCCGGCGCGTCGAAAAGAGTTTCGGCTTCCTCTATCTGGAAAACGACACCCGGCCCGCCATTGACCTGAGCACGCTCGCCAGCGAGCCCACCGTGCGCGGAGCCTTTATTCGCGACATGCTGGCGGCGCTGGAGCAGGCGCAGGAAGCGGAGCAGCGTGCCCTTTATCAGGAGGCGCTGGACTACGGCATGCAGGCCTTTGAACATGATGACATCACCCTGCGATGAAACTCATTGAACTTCATCTCAAAGCATTCGGCTGTTTGAGCAGCCGCGATTTTCACTTTCAACCGCAGATGAATGTCATCTTTGGCCCGAATGAAGCGGGCAAGTCGACCTTGCAGCAGGCGATCGTGGCCCTGCTCTACGGTTTTTACGACAACCAGCGTGCCCTGGCGCGCGAGCGCGAATCTCATGCCCGTTTTCGACCCTGGCGCAACGGCACCGACTATGCCGGCAGTCTGCATTACCAACTGGCGGACGGCACCCGGCTGATCGTGCAGCGCGATTTCTCCGGTGACGAGGTCACCACGCAGGTGTTCGACGCGGTCACCGGCGAAGACATCACCAGCCGCTACAGCCGCGGCCGGCATGGCCGTGTCGATTTTATGGAGAAGCAGGCCGGCATGTCGCGCGAGGTTTTTCTGGCCACGGCCTGCATCGGG is a window from the candidate division KSB1 bacterium genome containing:
- the cdaA gene encoding diadenylate cyclase CdaA, whose protein sequence is MPDLELFHIAFLRVTLLDVLDILAISFVMYRLYLFIRGSRAAQMAVGLLLILTVSLLAQILGMSGLSWIFSRLETIWLIAFVILFQPELRRMLVHLGQSPLIRFFVKVTGSQLVDEIVRAVQELSRMRHGSLIVIVRNHAIRAVVETGIKLQAAVSAPVLLAFFSPKSPLHDGAIIIENEEVIAAKAILPLSQSDMLDRRYGTRHRAALGLSEESDALVIVTSEETGQISIAKDGHLLTDLSEEELENILLTSLHVLPKK
- a CDS encoding ATP-dependent helicase, which translates into the protein MPHHFSLDAIFDCLNPQQRAAVEHLNGPLVIIAGAGTGKTRVITRRIAYLVAAQHARPEQILALTFTEKAAAEMESRVDELVPYGEVGFTISTFHAFGDRLVREFAVDLGLDPDFRLLSPAEQALFLREHLFDLPLHHYRPLGNPTKFLLELLRHFSRLKDEDVSPEEYLAFTEKLLAETPVDDPAARRAAEKQQELARCYQVYQKLLLQAGCADFGDQIIYALKLLREHPDIRRRLQERYRYILVDEFQDTNYAQFQLVRELAAAHQNLTVVADDDQSIYKFRGAAISNILNFTQTYPHARHVVLTQNYRSTQAILDTAYRLIRHNDPNRLEVKQQINKKLTGKAPGGQPVVHWHFDTVSNEAAAVAQHIRARVQSGVARPQDFCILVRSNNAADPFLRALQEAGLPHRFSGSYGLYQREEVRLLICFLKSIANPLDSQNLYHLAQSEIYAMPMQDLQAALQVHAATHHPLLHIFKTPEQFEWQQPLSEEGRATAAKLLADNEKYLEMSRQLPAYALLYTFLKESGYLHRLAHSETVAADEKIGNITRFFQTVQNYAYFTTPGDLTFFVNHLELLREYGDDPGTAPADLDADAVQVMTLHKAKGLEFPVVFMVGLVEERFPTRPRTSTIELPEGVIKDILPEGDFHLQEERRLFYVGMTRAQSELYLTSSRDYGGSRLRKVSGFVREALDDAHADDDVIKPSPFEALARFDLPEAAPAAAAGPLPPEQVLHLDQRKIDDYLTCPLKYKYIHVLQVPVAEHHAIIYGRLLHEVVQFYNRRRFRRESVTVEELLALYRAKWRSHGYLSREHERLRFAAGEETVRRFFAQQEADPARPLYVEAPFKFTFANNIISGRWDRIDQLADGRIVITDFKSSAVADAEEARDRARDSRQLRLYAWAYEEQFGRPVDGWRLYFLESGMLGEVSRKELYLRTIREHVQEAAAGIRQRNYRPKPGPGTCPFCALNDICPAAEKN
- the rlmN gene encoding 23S rRNA (adenine(2503)-C(2))-methyltransferase RlmN, whose translation is MINTRQKLLGMSREELVAFCLALGEKPFRGRQLFQWIYGRSATSFAEMTNLSLALRARLAETAELAPLEVVQRRLSRKGDAEKLLFRLADGLEVESVMMSEGDRHTLCLSSQVGCPIDCAFCATGKMGLLRNLSAGEIINQLLTAQRVCGRKVTNVVLMGMGEPFNNYEAVIKACQLMADPEGPNLGQRHIVISTSGLIPRIRQFTAEGHKFRLAISLNATTDEVRNRLMPLNRKYPIAELLAAARDYAQQAKQRVTFEYVLLAGVNDSLQDADRLKKLVAGIPCKINLIPYNAVDESFQRPPAGRIEAFYRRLQDLTAPVTLRWSKGDDIDAACGQLWTKAARSAPGRVAVGSG
- a CDS encoding sigma-70 family RNA polymerase sigma factor; protein product: MARLTGANRSRTDQSLEKYLQEISEVPLLSPEAEIELAKRIKKGDEEALEKLTKANLRFVVSVAKQYQNQGLSLGDLINEGNLGLIKAASRFDETRGFKFISYAVWWIRQSILQALAEQSRVVRLPLNRVGALNKIGKALSSLEQEFEREPSAHEIADKVEMTPYEVSDTLKISGKHVSLDAPFNQDEESRLLDVLENEEMPSPDNNLMSESLRIEVERALETLTEREAEVVKLYFGLGREHPLTLEEIGELFKLTRERVRQIKEKAIKRLRHASRSKPLRSYLG
- a CDS encoding DNA repair exonuclease — translated: MPFTILHFSDLHLDAAFAGSRLPAEIARQCREQLRSTLRAIVDLARQRQVNAVTIAGDLFEREKLNPDTAAFLAQECERLAPIPVYIAPGNHDAADAASLYQRGRWPENVRIAVSHALSEWRLTGPYSLWSAAHLSPSDRHNFLSGFVMPAGASGRLPILLLHASLAPANFEGSRSHAPLTLNDIRGAGFALALLGHYHTRKVVQEEGVLAVYSGSPEPLGFQEPGEHGVTLVHLEAAQKPVLEFIALARLHFATLELSVTGCRHRDQLIERILVLAGEGQYRDKLVRLRLTGEAAASLRLELEAITRRVEKSFGFLYLENDTRPAIDLSTLASEPTVRGAFIRDMLAALEQAQEAEQRALYQEALDYGMQAFEHDDITLR
- a CDS encoding peptidoglycan DD-metalloendopeptidase family protein, which gives rise to MFSSFVVMLLMVGSSIALFTDFYKDESITRLNRTNQALTKQLQHMSAKVAELDSRMQVVEQNDDDLRVYAELPRLDPDLRKAGTGGAAGAYVDVDLNLLPDAVRNETRRVNQMLAELERRIALHFENNKEVKEKITNDRAQLKHTPSIRPVEAGRITDKYGKRLDPFIERVKHHNGVDISAEIGTEVYAAAAGVVVAAKSTYSLGQGYGRHVIIDHGYGYKTLYGHLSEVWVKEGQRIERWDVIGLVGNTGRTTGPHLHFEVHKDDTPVDPQNFFLN